DNA from Algisphaera agarilytica:
TTTCAGCACAACGCAGAGACTCTCGCAAACCTGGCCCTAGCGCCAACACTTCAACCGGGGCAACGGCGTATGTTGATTCATCGGGCCAAACGTGCGTCTGCCCGGGTTATCGACACGATAGGAAACCCGATCCAGCCCGATGTCGGCCGATTGGCCCACAACGTCCAAACCGGCACGGTAACTCCCGTCTATTTTAACCCAACCCCCGATCCGGCAAAGCAACAACCGGCCGAATCTAGGGGTTTGCGCTACTTTCGATCGCCGGGATTACTGCAGCGAGGTGATGTCGCTGAGCACCGTCAGGCCCTCGGGCAGCTTCGGTGTCACCACCGCACAGTACGGGAAGGTGATGGCCTGGGTGGCGGCATCGCCCGATGCCGGGGCCTCGGCGGTGCCTTGAACGTAGAGCGTGTCGCCCTTGAGTTGCAGCCCGGTGATGTCCGCGGCGAAGCCGCCTGTGGCTTGCTGGCCGAGGCTGAAGAGCACGACCGACTGAACGCCCAGGTCCACCGGCACACCCGCGTCGGCAAACGCCGCGTCCAGGCCAAGCCCGGCAACCGCGGCTTGGTCCAGGATGCCGACGCCGTGAGACTCGATGGGCATCTGGTCGCCGCTGACCTTGGCGATGATCTGTACCGGCGAGGCGAAGACCTTAGCGGGCGGGGCCGTTTCTTCCGCCGTGCTCGAGGATGCCGACGAGCCTCCGCCGGCGCATCCGAGCATCAACATGGGGGTGCAGGTCAGGGTGGCGGCCAGGGCAACGGTGAGCAAGCGCATGGGACTTCTCCAAGAATAAGGACGTGTGGATCAATATAAACAAAACCCAGTCGGTTCGGCGGCGAATGGGGCTGATCGGGGATTAACGGTGTTTATCGGCCCGGGTCACGCTTGACCAAAATCATCGCCTGAAACTCACGGCCTTCGCGGATGTACTTGCGTTCGAAGTTCGTTCCCACCAACTCGCCCTCGCCCGCCGACGCGGGACGCTCGAACGGCCGACGCTCAAACAGGTCTTCGACCTGAGCCGCGTGTTCCTGCATCCATTGGAAGTAATCGGCGTGGTCCGTCGCCAACCGGATCTCGCCGCCCGGCTGGAGCACGCGGTGCAACTCCCGCAGGAACGGGGCCTGCACCGAACGGCGTTTGTTGTGGCGGGCCTTGGGCCAGGGATCGGGGAAGTAGATGTGCACGCGGCGCAACGCCTCATCCGCCACGTAGTTGCGGACAAACACCGTCGCATCCGCCCAGAGCAGGCGGACGTTGCCTAGGCCATGTCGGCGGGCGCGGTCGGCCGCCAGACGCCAGAACTTCTTGGACCATTCCACCCCCAGGAAGTCGACCTCCGGTTCCAGCCCGGCCTGCTGAACCAGAAAGGTGCCCTTCCCCGAGCCGATCTCCAGATCAAAGCCCGCCCCGGGGCCCTCGGCCTGGGCGGTCCGTTCGAACTTGAACCAGGTCCGCAGGTCCAGCGGCCCGTGGTCGAGCTCGGGAAGGTCATCCTGGGAAAAGCCGTAGCCGGTAACGTCCAGGGATTCGGTTTTCGAGGGGGGATTGGCCATCGGCCCAGCATATCGCGCCAGCAGAAGTTGCTGGAAATCTGCCTTATCGGCACCTACGCTCATAGAACCGGACGTTTTGGACGATGTTGTATTGTCTATTGCAGCGCAGAACGCTACGCTTCGGGCCCGAAGGACCCCAGAAACTCGTGAAACAGAGCCTTTCTCCAAAAGAACTGGCCCAAGTGATTGGGGTCAGCGAATCCTCGCTCAAGCGTTGGGCGGATGACGGCCGGGTGCGCGTGACCCGTACCGCCGGGGGCCACCGCCGGATCACGCTGCAGGAAGCCGTGCGCTTTGCCCGCGAGGCGCACATGCCGATTGTGCGGCCCGAGCTGCTGGGTATCCACCAGGCCGGCAAACTCTCCTCCCAGGCTCGCCCCGTGACCGCTGAAAAAGCCGCGGTCATGCTCGAGAAGATGCTGGTCAACGGCCACACCGACGAAGCGCGGGGCCTGCTGCTGGACCTGTTCCTCAAAGGTAAATCTCTCGCCTGGATCTGTGACGGGCCGATCAATCTGGCGATGGCCCGTATCGGTGAGATCTGGGCCCACAACTCCAAGGGCATCTACATCGAGCACAACGCGATCGACGTGTGCATCCACGCGCTCACGCAGATGCGTCTGCTGATCACCCCGCCCGCGCTCAGCGACGCGGTGCCCGAGGACGAGCCCGCCCGGCCGTACGCCTTGGGCGGCGGCCCACCGAACGACCCCTACCTGTTGGGATCACTCATGGCGGCGTGCATCTGCGCCGAAGCCGGTTACAACGACATCAACCTCGGCGCCAACCTGCCACTGGAATCGCTGGCGGAAGCGACCGAGGAATACCACCCCAAGCTGGTCTGGCTGTCGTGCTCCTACACCGAAGCCGCCCCGTCTCCCAAAGCCATCGATCAACTGGCCGAGCAACTCGGCACCCTGGGTGCCAAGCTGGTGGTGGGCGGTCAGGCCGGGCCGCGCGGCGATGGCGGGTCCGAGAACCTTTGCGTCTGCGACAGCATGGGTGAACTCAGCGCGTTCGCCAAGGGGCTCTTGGCCACCTAAGGGGCAACCCCTCCAGTAAACACATGAATTGCGGGGCCAAAACCGTCGATATCAACAGAGATACGCGGCCACCGGTTTTCCGTTGGCGGTATCAGGGGTTTCGAATCTATCTCTGTCTGTCAAGGCGTTCTGCGGTATGTCCCAATCGACCGAGTCCATCCAGCTCGATAGCAAGGCCAGCGATACGCTCAAGCGCTTGGGTCAGAAACTGCCCGTGCGCCCCGGCCCGCTGCTGGACCTGCTTTCGTGTAGCGGCGAGGACGCGGGAGAGGTCACTGACATTGTCGAGCGCGACCCGGCCATGTCGGCACGGGTTCTGGGTGTCGTCAACTCTGCGGGCAACCGCCGGCTCAACGAGATCACCAGTATCGAACGGGCGGTGCTCCAGCTCGGCCCCGCGCAGGTGCGCACGCTCGGGTTGGCGATGGGCCTGCAGGTCCTCGCCGAGCAGATGAAGCTCAGCCCCGAGATGATCCAGAGCTTCTGGAACGCCTCGCTGCGCAAAGCCGAAGCCGCCCACCTCGCCGCCCAGGTCATCGACCCCGAACGCAAGACCTCTGCCTACGCCGCGGGCCTGATCGCCGACATCGGGCTGCCGCTGCTGATGGGCCTTGACCCCGACTTCTACGAAAACCGCATGCCGCTGCGCCCCGCCAACCAGAGCTGGAGCGACGCCGAGCGGCAACACTTCGGCATCGACCACGCGGTCGCGGGGGCCCACGTCCTGAACGACTGGCACGTCTCGGCCGAGAGCTGCCGACGTGTGCGCAACCACCATCAACTCCCCAGCGACGACGACGACGCGGGCCTGGTGCTGGCCCTGTTCATCGCCGGGCTGCTGCCCCACGACCAGGGCGAGATCGACCCGGTCGACCTGGACCGCCTCATGGCCGTCCACGCCAAGGTCCTCAGCCACGTCTACACCACGCCCGACGCCTTCCTTGGCCACGTGTACACCGAGTCGCAGCGCCGACTCAACCGCGATGTGGATCAGGACTCCGGCGAAGCCCTCAAGCTCCAGCCGTTCCTCGACGCCATCTCGGCCAACACGATCCACCTCGTCACGCAGCTGGCGACCGTGAAGCACTCGCAGTCCAAGCAGAAGGAAGACCTCAGCAACCTGCGCTTCGAGGCCTTCACCGATCCGCTGACCAAAGTCTTCAACCGCCGGGGCTTCTTCAACCTCGCCGAGCAACGCTTCTCCAAAGCGGCCAACGGCCTGAGCGCCTGCTGCATGATGCTCGACCTCAACGGGCTCAAACCCATCAACGACGTTCACGGCCACGACGCGGGCGACCTCATGCTCCGCGGCATCGCCAAGCTCCTGCGTCGTTCGGTCAGCCGCA
Protein-coding regions in this window:
- a CDS encoding protease complex subunit PrcB family protein, yielding MRLLTVALAATLTCTPMLMLGCAGGGSSASSSTAEETAPPAKVFASPVQIIAKVSGDQMPIESHGVGILDQAAVAGLGLDAAFADAGVPVDLGVQSVVLFSLGQQATGGFAADITGLQLKGDTLYVQGTAEAPASGDAATQAITFPYCAVVTPKLPEGLTVLSDITSLQ
- the trmB gene encoding tRNA (guanosine(46)-N7)-methyltransferase TrmB, whose product is MANPPSKTESLDVTGYGFSQDDLPELDHGPLDLRTWFKFERTAQAEGPGAGFDLEIGSGKGTFLVQQAGLEPEVDFLGVEWSKKFWRLAADRARRHGLGNVRLLWADATVFVRNYVADEALRRVHIYFPDPWPKARHNKRRSVQAPFLRELHRVLQPGGEIRLATDHADYFQWMQEHAAQVEDLFERRPFERPASAGEGELVGTNFERKYIREGREFQAMILVKRDPGR
- a CDS encoding sensor domain-containing diguanylate cyclase, with product MSQSTESIQLDSKASDTLKRLGQKLPVRPGPLLDLLSCSGEDAGEVTDIVERDPAMSARVLGVVNSAGNRRLNEITSIERAVLQLGPAQVRTLGLAMGLQVLAEQMKLSPEMIQSFWNASLRKAEAAHLAAQVIDPERKTSAYAAGLIADIGLPLLMGLDPDFYENRMPLRPANQSWSDAERQHFGIDHAVAGAHVLNDWHVSAESCRRVRNHHQLPSDDDDAGLVLALFIAGLLPHDQGEIDPVDLDRLMAVHAKVLSHVYTTPDAFLGHVYTESQRRLNRDVDQDSGEALKLQPFLDAISANTIHLVTQLATVKHSQSKQKEDLSNLRFEAFTDPLTKVFNRRGFFNLAEQRFSKAANGLSACCMMLDLNGLKPINDVHGHDAGDLMLRGIAKLLRRSVSRSDIIGRLGGDEFAVLITDIDEHGARVAATRLRDTCLYKKVRVTPDLTCDISFSLGAVFHECVGPVVQLDQLLAGADELMYQRKRSGQAGLIFAHYGQGNGDSTMAPAPH